The following coding sequences lie in one Arachis hypogaea cultivar Tifrunner chromosome 4, arahy.Tifrunner.gnm2.J5K5, whole genome shotgun sequence genomic window:
- the LOC112795003 gene encoding uric acid degradation bifunctional protein TTL-like: MKMEDFSSCCAGTTFANEMAMASPFSSLEHAITVTRDIWYRKLNVRSWLEAISGRSCSNEYLETVNEATVQELHEWGSRYEEKLGYVFVTFVAGRTSEDILAELKMRFNNSHGIELEITSTEKLKYIECAIRELLSKKSIQTTDKGDVSAEYSGEIVVDTLDGVDTDSEDD; the protein is encoded by the exons ATGAAAATGGAGGATTTCTCATCATGCTGTGCAGGCACAACATTCGCTAACGAAATGGCTATGGCCTCTCCATTCTCTTCATTGGAACATGCAATTACGGTTACCAGAGACATATGGTACCGTAAGTTGAATGTTAGGTCTTGGTTGGAGGCCATATCAGGACGATCTTGTTCTAATGAATACTTGGAAACGGTGAATGAAGCTACTGTGCAG GAACTTCATGAATGGGGATCAAGGTACGAGGAGAAATTAGGCTATGTTTTTGTGACATTTGTAGCTGGTAGGACATCTGAAGACATACTTGCTGAATTAAAG ATGCGCTTTAATAACTCGCATGGTATTGAGTTGGAGATTACTTCAACAGAGAAATTGAAGTATATAGAATGTGCTATTAGAGAACTTCTTTCCAAGAAATCTATCCAAACTACCGACAAAGGAGATG TGTCAGCTGAATATTCAGGCGAAATAGTTGTTGACACTCTAGATGGAGTAGACACTGATTCAGAAGACGATTAG